In the Halalkalicoccus sp. NIPERK01 genome, one interval contains:
- a CDS encoding ester cyclase, with protein MTTPEENTEIVRRYYEEAFNEERTDLLDELIAEDVVNHDPLSDETLTAEEARGFEGFRRHVEVAHEAFPDATVTIEDTIAEGDEVAVRFTFEGTHEGRFGGIEPTGNRISGSNMVFMRLEDGRIVERWEESDDLEFLRQIGVREVLAE; from the coding sequence ATGACCACACCGGAGGAGAACACGGAGATCGTCCGGCGCTATTACGAAGAGGCGTTCAACGAGGAACGGACCGACCTTCTCGACGAGTTGATCGCAGAGGACGTCGTCAATCACGATCCGCTGTCGGACGAGACGCTCACGGCCGAGGAGGCGCGAGGGTTCGAGGGGTTCCGCCGCCACGTCGAGGTCGCTCACGAGGCGTTTCCAGACGCGACCGTAACGATCGAGGACACGATCGCCGAAGGGGACGAGGTCGCGGTTCGGTTCACGTTCGAAGGAACGCACGAGGGGCGATTCGGCGGGATCGAACCCACCGGCAACCGGATCTCGGGATCCAATATGGTCTTCATGCGGCTCGAAGACGGGAGGATAGTCGAACGGTGGGAGGAGTCCGACGATCTGGAGTTCCTTCGGCAGATCGGGGTTCGGGAGGTCCTCGCCGAGTGA
- a CDS encoding DUF6789 family protein produces the protein MSKESNSASPITAEEPALDEMGILITLRVVAVAMAGGLVGMVLMLPLLAGVPLALDLFQTESIVEFSSFGLYIGLEPSLTTGIVLFLLGGTTVLPLLFLVAGAFLPPEEPRYLRGATYATIFWIGFLFAFWPGGSVLTEALFVVISLVSHWIYGTTLGYVLHSAIGVPQHNV, from the coding sequence ATGAGCAAAGAATCGAACTCGGCCAGTCCGATCACGGCCGAGGAACCGGCCTTGGACGAGATGGGGATCCTGATTACGCTTCGCGTCGTCGCCGTGGCGATGGCTGGCGGGCTGGTGGGGATGGTGTTGATGCTCCCGCTCCTCGCGGGCGTCCCGTTGGCGCTCGACCTGTTCCAGACGGAGTCCATCGTGGAGTTCTCGAGCTTCGGGCTGTACATCGGCCTCGAACCGTCGTTGACGACCGGCATCGTGCTGTTTCTCCTCGGCGGAACCACCGTCCTGCCGCTGCTCTTTCTCGTCGCGGGGGCGTTCCTGCCCCCCGAGGAGCCCCGCTACCTCCGGGGGGCGACCTACGCGACCATCTTCTGGATCGGCTTCCTCTTCGCGTTCTGGCCCGGCGGGAGCGTCCTGACGGAGGCGCTCTTCGTCGTCATCTCGCTCGTCTCCCACTGGATCTACGGGACGACGCTGGGCTACGTTCTCCACTCGGCCATCGGCGTCCCCCAGCACAACGTGTGA
- a CDS encoding PRC-barrel domain containing protein — translation MSIEITDSEIGTPVLDATGLEIGIVSLVENGTAMLDPNPTIADEIRSVFGLARPKSDHIPLTGDLVDSTDDGVIRLSVPNRSL, via the coding sequence ATGTCGATCGAGATTACCGATTCGGAGATTGGAACGCCCGTTCTCGACGCCACCGGGCTCGAGATCGGCATCGTGAGCCTCGTCGAGAACGGGACCGCGATGCTCGACCCGAACCCGACGATCGCCGACGAGATCCGGTCGGTGTTCGGCCTCGCTCGCCCGAAGTCGGATCACATCCCCCTCACGGGCGACCTCGTCGACTCGACCGACGACGGCGTGATCCGCCTCTCCGTCCCGAACCGATCGCTGTAA